ATGATTTAGTAGAAATTGGGGTAAGTCCGCGTGGGTCTTTAGCTTTTATGAGAGCGGCGCAGGCAAGGGCGTTATTAAAGGGGCGGGACTATGTAACCCCTGATGATTTGAAAGCTTTGGCAGCTCCGGTTTGTGCCCACCGGTTAACATTAACAATTGAAGGGGATATGAAAACAACAAAAGTAGATGTACTGCAAGGAATTTTAGAAAAACTTGCAGTGCCAGTGGAAAGCGTATGAATGAAATTATAAAAAGGAAACATCCGTTAATGGAACCTCTCTCTATAGGGGGAATCGGTGTTATTTGTCTTATACTCGTCGTATTTACCAATCAATTTTTCATTGTAGCTATCTTTTTATTTTATTTGCTGCTAGTTGGATTTTTGTATTTGTATATGAAGGCAGTCATGAAAGTGAAATGGGATATTTCCCAAAATCAACAGAGACTATTTATGAGCGAAAGCGGAGCGTGTACAGTGCAAATTATTAATGAAGCACGTTTTCCCATTTTTAAAGCAGCTCTTCAGTTTCGTTCTAATGAACAAATAGAGTGGGAAACGGATCAGAAGATGCAGCGTTCGCATCACTCTTATCACATTCCTCTCCAAATAGAAGGAAGAGATATGATAACAATTACGTTAGGGGGGAATGCAAATGAAAGAGGGAGGCAAGGATGGCAAGCTGCAGAACTTATGATATCAGATCCATTCGGCCTTATAACGTATTACTTGCCTATTGAACAAAAGACACTCCCTGAATTTCATATTCTTCCGCAAATGTCGAAAGTAACGATACCGGAAATGACAACATGGAAGCATGGATTTCGCAGAGCAGCTGTTTCTCCGTTATATGATGAAACGAAAATAGTAGGCGTGAAAGAATATGAGGGGGAATCGTTTCGCTCGATCCATTGGGGAGCGACTGCGAAAACTGGGGTAATAAGTGCAAAAAAGTATGAATATACACAAGGCGATCGTTATGCGCTATATGTAAATGTATTAGGGCAAACAGGATATACGCTTCGTACGGATATGGAATATTTAATTCAAGTCGCGGCGGGGGTATGCCGGGAGTTAATTTCACAAGACTGCTCGTTCGAATTATGGATAAATGGAGTACGGGAACAAGGTGTCATTCATCTAAAAGGAGGAAAGCACCGAAAACAACTTTATAAAGCAATGGATCTTTTATCCTCGTTAACCGAAAAGGATACGCCGCTGAATACACATTTCTTTTATCAAACAGGATTCCGAAGACAAGAAGCAGGGTGTATCCCATTAATTATTGGATATCCACCTGAAAAACAAAAAGGGTGGATACAAATTGTGAAGTAAAGGGAGGAACGGTGAATACATTGAAATGGGGATCACGTGTTATATTTTGTTTCCTAGCTATTGGTCTTTGCTTTATATTAGCGATTGGAATAACGAAAGGCGCTTTTTTCGCAAAGGAACAGGTAATAGATTCTTCTCAATCAAAGGTAGGAGAGGATGGTGAACCGCTAACACCAAGAAAATGGAAATCCATAGGAGAAGGAACGCCGATGGAACCAGGGGAGGATTCAGGAGTATTATATGAAATTGAAGATCCACCAGATTTTAATAAAGATGGATATTATAAGAAAGGGGATTTCAAAGGAATTCCTCGAGATAGGAAGGTGCCAATTGGCGGCGAAGAGTTTCTAGGAGTTAGCACTGAAAATATATTTATACAAATTGGCATCTTTTTTTTAGTGATTTTAATCGTGTTTTTCATCTTTCGCCGTAAACGGAATAAGAAGCAGCAGATTCATAATATATCTTTGAAACAAAAAGAAATACGAAAAATTGGGGAAGATGCAGAACCAGAGGATCAAGACAGCTTAATACTACCAGCAGAAGAAGTAAGGGCAATGCTAATAAAATGGGAACTAACATTACCAAAATTCGAAAAGAGAAGATTACAAGAGACGGTTCAACAATGGTTTTCTCGTATTCATAAGAATAATGATATTGTTCCAATTTATGAGAAAGTTAGATATGGGGAAGAAAGTGTTTCAAATGAAGAATTACAGATGATGCGGAGATGGATAAGTGAACATGTAAAGAAAAGTTTATAGTGAAAAAAGAGATAGAAGGAGAAAGTTTGCTATTAACGGAAGTATTACTGTATTGTTTCATCCAAACTGATATGAGAAGGTGGATATAGAATGACCGTTAAAAAACTTTACTTTTTACCAGCTGGCCGCTGTATGTTGGATCATTCTTCTGTTAATAGTACGCTTACTCCTGGTAAACTGTTGAATTTGCCAGTATGGTGCTATCTTTTGGAAACGACAGAAGGTCCAATTTTAATAGATACAGGGATGCCAGAAAGCGCAGTAGATAATGAAGATCTTTTTAAGGGAACGTTTGTTGAAGGGCAGATTCTTCCGAAAATGAAACCGGATGATAGAATCGTAAATATTTTAAAACGAGTGGGTTATGCGCCAGAAGATCTTCTCTGTGTTATTAGCTCTCATTTGCATTTTGACCATGCTGGGGGGAATGGGAGCTTCAGCCATGCACCCATTATTTTGCAACGAACTGAACATGATGCAGCTTTACATAGAGAAGAATATTTAAAGGAATGCATATTACCAGATTTGAACTATCAAATGATTGAGGGAGATTATGAAGTAATGCCTGGTGTTCAGTTGCTCTATACGCCAGGGCATTCCCCGGGTCATCAATCAATACTCGTTAAAACGGAAAAGTCAGGTTCTGTATTGCTAACAATTGATGCATCTTATACACACGAAAACTTTGAGCAGGGTGTCCCGTTCGCAGGATTTGATTCAGAAATGGCCTCCCAATCTATTAATCGATTAAAAGAAATTGTTTTGGATGAAAAACCTATCGTTTTCTTTGGGCATGATATGGAACAAGAGAAAAGGTGTAAAACATTTCCTGAATTTTTATAATGTACTCATTTTATGGAAATAAAACATAATATAACTACACCTTTTTTCATACGGATTTATGGAGATATGATTTTCTAATAAAATTTAAAAAGGTGGAAGGTATGAGGGAAATCATAATGCTGTTTAGTATAATGATATGTTTTTTGGCGTTAATTGGGTGTGATCGCATATTCATATGCTGGAGAAAGTAAGCATTAGAAAGGAAAATATGTTATCTCACAAACGGAGGATAGCGAATTTGGAGAAGGTTCAATTACTTATAAAGGAAAAGATAGGGAAAACATCAATGAAGCAAAATGGAAAGTTGAGAATAGTAGTGGCAAACAAGAAGGAACGAGATTTATTGATAGAGGCATAATTCAATTGAAATCATCATGTTCAGGTTGTGCAGTACAGGATAAGGAAGAAGCATTTCTTGTCACAATTGAATGGGGTGGAAAGAAAGAGGCATTTGAAATAAAATACAAGTAAGTGTGATTGTTGGGCTAAATGAAAATATATTGGTTTTAAAAAATGAGCGGTGAAATAAAAGGCTTAGGATGGTGGATAGAATAGAAAAGAACCTTAAATTTGGGTAGATGAAAAAATTTAAGGTCCTTTTCTCTGTTAGTGAGGGTATTATTTTGTTTCTGCTTTAGGTTGGGTAAAAAAGAAGATAAAAATAATTAAAGGAAGAGCGAGCAGAAAGACCCCATTCTTAGATGGTTGAATAGTAGGAATATCGGTTAAAGCCATGTTATCATTCCTTTGTAAGTGTTTTTAATAAGCTTGGATTCACATGAAAATGTTTGGACACAACCTTTTGAAAGAAAGTATAATCTCGTTTTAAGTAAGGGAGAGTGGGTTCAAGTTTAGGAACACCGAAAATGGGTCCACTAACATTAATGGTAAATCTGCCAGGTGCAATAAAGCTACCCGTAACACCAATTTCATCATTGAGTAATAATACGGCGAGGATAACGTCTATTATATCAATAATCACATTCGTAGTTTGTTTTTCGAATTTACCTTCTAATCGACTTTCACCTGTTAATGGTCCTCCTAATGAAACGCGAAACCCCCCTGGTGTCACAAAAACTCCTATAATGGTGATTTGTCCCGTTAACAATAGTGCGACTGTCACAATATTGAGATCGCGTTGGATAGACCGTATGACTTGTATATCTTTTGTAATTTCGATATTTTTTTCCAATATTGTCACACCCTCTAGATACATATTATTCTGAGCCATGTTGAATGTGAGTAAGGATAAGGATGAAATATAGGAATTTATGTAGTAGTGGAATCAAATGTAACAATAAGTATTAGCGGATATCAATGATGAATTTTTTACAATGTTTGCTAATGCTTGTTGGTTGATGTTTCTTGATTACTGTACAGATGGATCGGGCTTTAACAAATTGTTTTTGTAACGAATCAATAAACCACTCTAGTGGTTGCTTGTCTTTATAATAATTATAATTAAGAAGTATAGTTATTTCGAAGGGGTGGTAGGATGAGTAAGAACTTTATTATATTTGGAGCAAGCCAAGGATTGGGCGATGCATTTGTAAAAGGCTTACCCACCAAGGGAGATACGGTATGGGTGGTGTCACGCACACGACCAAGTAGTTTAGATATAAATGATGGTGTAAATCGTAAATGGCTCACAATTGATTTATCTAGTCAACAACAAATTCCTTCTTTAAAAGAAACGTTAAAAGACATTGCTATTGATGTATTAATTTATAATGTCGGAGTATGGGAAAAGTGTGGTTTTGAAGATGACTATACGTTTGATAAGGATGAAGTTGAAGATATTTCGAACTTAATCAATATTAATTTAACTTCCACTATTACTTATATTCAGGCGCTTTTACCTAATTTAAGACAGGCGAAAAACGGAAAGATTATTTTAATTGGTTCCACAGCAGGGTTAGATCATACGAATAATGCGCAAGTTTCGTTTGTCACGTCTAAATTTGGCTTACGTGGTATTACGAATGCTTTACGTGAGCATGTGAGAAAAGACAAGATCTCTGTAACGTGTATTAATCCAGGAGAGCTTGCTGCTGAAGTACCTTATGAAGAAGGTGCAGAAAAGGCAATTATGTTGTATGGAGGGACACGTATTCCTGTGCAAGATATTGTAGCGATTGTTCAATGTGTTATGAATTTATCGCCAGTTTCATGTGTAAAGGAAATTAATATTCCTGCCATAACAGACTTAAATGCATGATTGTATAGCATATGAATAGTTTTTTTGTATATTATAAAAATTAATCATTGGTACTAAATACAGCATGTATTTTGATCAATCTTTTTTGAAAATGGGAGCTGGTGCTTTTGTATCACCGGACAACAAAGTATGAAACCAATGTAATGTGACAGATATCTCATAAAAAGTGATTTAGACTATAGAAAAAGTATTAAACTATTAAAAAATAGTTGTAGACTCAAAGTGCTTTCTGTACATGAAAGCACTTTTTACTATCTTTTAATTGTTTCAGAATAGGCATATTTAGTCATGCTCATTTTTAAGGATAAATAGTGTTTTAAGAGTTTTTTAGTTTATTTGAATGAAAGTTCGTTTTGTTTTCGTTCTTAAGTTGATGGGCATGGGGCTTAGCCGAGATACGTGTGAAAATGGGTATCTTACAAAAATGCAATCTTTATGTAAGGTTATTAGATAGTTCATTTACTATCCTAATGTAATAATAAGAGTGTAAGAAGCAATCATAATTTTTTTAGAATGCAACTTCAAAAATATAGAGGAGGATTAACGTGTGAAAAATTTATGGCTACTTAAAAATAAAGCAGACAACAGAAATAATAAGTTTGTAGATAAAATACCTAGTTGGATATATCTTCTAATATGCAGTGTTGGTATCATGGTTCTCTTTTATGGAACGCAATTAATAGTGGGTACTTCACTTCAAACTATCTTTAATTTTATTCCAGAAACTAGTTCTACATATCGTTTTATAGGAGTCATTTGTACTTTTATTGGAATATGGATGCTGCTCCTAGTGTATGTTTACATATTTAAGAACCCGATTTCTAGTATAGGATTTACCAGAGATTGGTCATATAAGATTATTTCGAATATACTTAGTGGTCTAGCGATTGGTATGTTTATTAATTTTGCAGGTATCTATATTTACTCTCTTATGTTTAATGTTCAAATCGGATTTACAGAACAAATCTCTAATTTTAATGTTTATCCATATGTTTTATTATGTTTTGTTACTTACCTTATCCAGGGCGGCGCAGAGGAACTTGTTTTTAGAGGGTTTTTAACGAAATGGCTCGTGAAAAAATATAATCTTTTACTTGTCTTTCTTTTCACTTCTATTCTATTTTCTCTCATGCATTCCTTGGGTGGATTTAATCCAGTATTTTTGACGTATGCTCTTTGTTTTGGATTTTTATTATTTTTAGTTGCTGTTGATAGTAATTGTATATATAAAAGCATGGTAATTCATGGGGTTTATAACGCATCCGAGACGCTGTTTAAATTTAACGGTGACAGTATGGGGAGAGAGTATTTATTCTATGCAAATGCTAACATGGAGGCTTATCAGGATAAGGCCTATCTTATCATCTCAGCAATAATACTTGTTTTCTGTGTATATTATTTAATAAAACTGCACAAAAAGAATCCAAAATGGTATTTCATGAGAAGCAACCAGGATTGTTAATTATAGTTTAGGAGACCCCATGATTATCAAGCTAATCTAACGATGTGATTCTAATCCGTAATTACACTCTTTTCTGTTTATACTTTTAGTTTACTAAAAGAACCTTAAATGAAGTTCGTATTTTTATAATTTTTTAACTGGTTTTCAAGGGTATTTACAAGTAGATGGATATAGTGGTTATCATCAAGTACTGGATGTCACCCTTGTGGGATGTTGGGTGCATGCCAGATGGAAGTTTGATGAAGCCTTAAAGGCTTTACCTGATTCACAGAAGGGGAAAAAAGTGAAGTAAACAAAAAAGCAACTCCAAAATCAACTTTTATTGTATATTTTGGAGTTACTTTACGGTTACTCTATGCTTGTTTCTAAAGTTAAATCTGTATAGGAATTATCCTCACCTATATTTAAGATTACTTCACATTGACGTAATCTTAATTTAAAGAGCGTTATAGAATCATGATAAACTTCAGGATTTGATCTCATTTTATGCAGTGTATCTTGTTTTTCTTGTATTTCTAAATGAGTGTTTTCTATAGCTTGTTTCAACGCGCCAAATGGATTTTTAAAGAACATATTAATATCCCGCTCTAGTGCGTTTTCAAATAGCTCAAATTGCAAGAAAAATTTGTTTATAATAGAAGCCGTTACATCGGTATAATCTTCATTTTCTAAATACTGTTTGTATTTGTTATATAGCATAGCTTTATTTTTAGGAAGAACTCCAAATAATTTCCCGGCACTTTTCAATAAAAATTGTGCTGGTGTAAATCGGCGTAAGATATTTACTTCTTCCATTTGTATTCTAGTTGTCATTCTATCAGTATCTCTGCGCCAGTCATCAAGCACTTTAAAGTCACATTCTAACTGTATTCGATTTTCTCCACATAAAGAATTAAGTCCTTCACTGATTTCTTCTAAGTACGATTGACTTTGAAGGAACTCGTTATTAGAAATTGCAATCCAATTTTGCATAGAGCGAGCAAGATTAGGTAACACAGTTTGTTCTAGATATTTTTGAACTCTTTCGTTCATCGCTGCATTTAGTTCAATATCAATGTGCCCAAAATCGCTTTCTTCACTAATTAAATCAGAACAACTCTGCAATAGTTTCGGAATATGTTCTGTAAGATCATTAGTAATTTCGTTTTTCATTGTACGATATGATTGTGTAATGAAATGAATCTTTTCCTTCTCAAAAGCAGTAAGGTTATTAATAAAACCATTTAGTTTAACTAACATATCTTCATTCCAATTAATAGAATCCACTAGGTTGTTTTCCATCTCGACGCGTTTATCCAAAAGATATGTAATTGTTTTTCGGATGAAAAACAATAGCTTTTCAGTACGTTCTGCATCGATATTTTTATGGTTAAAGTTAAAATGAATAAACTCAGTTAAATCGTTTAGTTGTTGACTATTTGTATATAACGAAGAGTAAGGGAAAATTCTCGCATGCGGGAAATATGCGTTTATTCTCGCTTGCGTATCATGTATAACTCTTTTTGCTTCTGCTTCACTGTAAATGTTATCGATTTTATTTAATAAGAAATGAATTTGTAGATTTGGTGTATGTTCTTGAATACTTAATAGAATGTCACGTTCTTTGTCAGTAAAAGGTGAATCCGCATTCAATACGAATAATAATTCGTCTACAGAATTTAAATATTCGAATGTCTCATCTCTAGTGTCGTTGTTCCTATTAAAGCTAGGTGTAACAACGAATGTAAGTTTATTTTTACTTAAAAACCTGCATGGTAATTTAAATTCAACACATGCTCTATCTTTATATGTTTGGCGGTGTAGAGACATCATGTTATGGAAATCAGAGAAATTCTCAGTTGTTGTAATTGTTGAATCTGTTATAGCGTTAATTTCTGTATGAGCGTCATTTTTAAAGACAACTACATTTGAGATTGAGTTTTCTAATATATTTTCTCCTAGTATAGAGTTAATAAATGAAGCTTTTCCGTTTCCTGAAGTTCCAGTTACTAAAAGGCGCTTTGTTTTTAAATCTGCAAGCTCGCCAACTAACCATCTAAATCGATGACCCATTTCTAAATCATGTTTTTGTGCCCACTGTGTAATAGATTCAAAAAGATGTAAACTATACTCTAAGCCATTCACATGATTAATAGAGTATGACAGTAGGTTTTCCGCATGTTTTATATTTGCTGAATCTATT
This sequence is a window from Bacillus pseudomycoides DSM 12442. Protein-coding genes within it:
- a CDS encoding DUF58 domain-containing protein codes for the protein MNEIIKRKHPLMEPLSIGGIGVICLILVVFTNQFFIVAIFLFYLLLVGFLYLYMKAVMKVKWDISQNQQRLFMSESGACTVQIINEARFPIFKAALQFRSNEQIEWETDQKMQRSHHSYHIPLQIEGRDMITITLGGNANERGRQGWQAAELMISDPFGLITYYLPIEQKTLPEFHILPQMSKVTIPEMTTWKHGFRRAAVSPLYDETKIVGVKEYEGESFRSIHWGATAKTGVISAKKYEYTQGDRYALYVNVLGQTGYTLRTDMEYLIQVAAGVCRELISQDCSFELWINGVREQGVIHLKGGKHRKQLYKAMDLLSSLTEKDTPLNTHFFYQTGFRRQEAGCIPLIIGYPPEKQKGWIQIVK
- a CDS encoding dynamin family protein, with amino-acid sequence MRLEKQLIKKIYYETFLMENETHPPLQVLGGAYLNEQKNEISDGSYIRFAQGEFYYHHQDFETAIFKWEKVSNELAPWAQKNIADAYFELNQLSVAENVYTSITTDNKILMTEIVLQLLSLYIEQNNLDSAFAVIKEAVSLNPDYPNVTTIARSFYEEQQDFDSAVELAVNELIRTESFPWFEVLKEYIDKGFTKNILPDYFYKVLVTLNNVDQVQFTQIVSSLWHSYKNEQNYLLWLKTINEFFLHIEIHSSDIWDKISSLYEETYFELIQGQYTLRQLHDIIPNLLTNWLKVANPSHSVFPSAAVLAWDEIFPSKIDSANIKHAENLLSYSINHVNGLEYSLHLFESITQWAQKHDLEMGHRFRWLVGELADLKTKRLLVTGTSGNGKASFINSILGENILENSISNVVVFKNDAHTEINAITDSTITTTENFSDFHNMMSLHRQTYKDRACVEFKLPCRFLSKNKLTFVVTPSFNRNNDTRDETFEYLNSVDELLFVLNADSPFTDKERDILLSIQEHTPNLQIHFLLNKIDNIYSEAEAKRVIHDTQARINAYFPHARIFPYSSLYTNSQQLNDLTEFIHFNFNHKNIDAERTEKLLFFIRKTITYLLDKRVEMENNLVDSINWNEDMLVKLNGFINNLTAFEKEKIHFITQSYRTMKNEITNDLTEHIPKLLQSCSDLISEESDFGHIDIELNAAMNERVQKYLEQTVLPNLARSMQNWIAISNNEFLQSQSYLEEISEGLNSLCGENRIQLECDFKVLDDWRRDTDRMTTRIQMEEVNILRRFTPAQFLLKSAGKLFGVLPKNKAMLYNKYKQYLENEDYTDVTASIINKFFLQFELFENALERDINMFFKNPFGALKQAIENTHLEIQEKQDTLHKMRSNPEVYHDSITLFKLRLRQCEVILNIGEDNSYTDLTLETSIE
- a CDS encoding SDR family NAD(P)-dependent oxidoreductase, whose protein sequence is MSKNFIIFGASQGLGDAFVKGLPTKGDTVWVVSRTRPSSLDINDGVNRKWLTIDLSSQQQIPSLKETLKDIAIDVLIYNVGVWEKCGFEDDYTFDKDEVEDISNLININLTSTITYIQALLPNLRQAKNGKIILIGSTAGLDHTNNAQVSFVTSKFGLRGITNALREHVRKDKISVTCINPGELAAEVPYEEGAEKAIMLYGGTRIPVQDIVAIVQCVMNLSPVSCVKEINIPAITDLNA
- the aiiA gene encoding quorum-quenching N-acyl homoserine lactonase AiiA; translation: MTVKKLYFLPAGRCMLDHSSVNSTLTPGKLLNLPVWCYLLETTEGPILIDTGMPESAVDNEDLFKGTFVEGQILPKMKPDDRIVNILKRVGYAPEDLLCVISSHLHFDHAGGNGSFSHAPIILQRTEHDAALHREEYLKECILPDLNYQMIEGDYEVMPGVQLLYTPGHSPGHQSILVKTEKSGSVLLTIDASYTHENFEQGVPFAGFDSEMASQSINRLKEIVLDEKPIVFFGHDMEQEKRCKTFPEFL
- a CDS encoding CPBP family intramembrane glutamic endopeptidase, which produces MKNLWLLKNKADNRNNKFVDKIPSWIYLLICSVGIMVLFYGTQLIVGTSLQTIFNFIPETSSTYRFIGVICTFIGIWMLLLVYVYIFKNPISSIGFTRDWSYKIISNILSGLAIGMFINFAGIYIYSLMFNVQIGFTEQISNFNVYPYVLLCFVTYLIQGGAEELVFRGFLTKWLVKKYNLLLVFLFTSILFSLMHSLGGFNPVFLTYALCFGFLLFLVAVDSNCIYKSMVIHGVYNASETLFKFNGDSMGREYLFYANANMEAYQDKAYLIISAIILVFCVYYLIKLHKKNPKWYFMRSNQDC